A window of Chloroflexota bacterium genomic DNA:
TCCAGGTCTTCGAGACCTGGAAGATCTTGACTGTTACTCGAAGAATAATCTTTTTAGGATGGCTCGTCAAGTCGGTCAATCCTTTTCACATTTGGAGTCCACCATGTTCCGAATCACCCTCTTCTTACTACTGCTGGTGCTCGTGACGGCGTGTGCTAGCCCAGCGCCATTAGCGCCATCAGCCACAACTGCTCCCGCGGCAGTCACGTCTGCGCCCAGCGCGCCAGTTAAAAGTGCGTCCACTCCGCTCCCGCTCCCATCGCAACCGACGACACAACCACTCGCGGCACGCACTCCAATACCATTTGTTGCGCCCACCTTCGCACCGATCGTGTCTGCCCCGGTGAGCACCACTGCACCGACATCCGCTCCAACTGCCGCCGCAACGCGGGCGGCGACTACTGTGGCGACGGCAACCGCAACGCGGGCGGCAACCTCCGCGCCGACGACCGCGGCGCAACCGCCGGCGGGTCCAACCGCGCCGGGTGTAGCCACCGGCGTGCGTTCGGAAACCAAAATCGAGTTTGTCAACGCACTGACGACGGCAGAAGAAGTGGACGATTTGCGCTTGACGCTTTTACGGATTGCCGGCATTCTCGATGTTTCCGGCAACGAGAATGCGATCACCATTGTCTACGATGCTGGGTTGATTTTGCCAAACCAGATCAAAGCCCGACTCGCGAGCATGGGGCATCCTGCCAAGCCATAGAATTCCGAGAGTCCGGATTCAAGATGGTAGAAAAACAGATCGTCCCGCGCACTCTGCTCCGCGTTGTGTTTGGATATGCCGTTGAGTGTTTCCCCGGCGCGTTGATCCTGGGTTACCATCAACTCAAGCGGATGTTTGTGCGCGCAGGGTTCGTGGTCAAGGTGAGCATGTCGCCCTTGAGCGATCTGCCGCCCGATACGAATCTTCTGCTCGTTCCAACAGCACTCGCCGAAGAGGCGCGGCGCGGCGCGTTCGATTGTCAAATCGAGGTGCTTGAGGATTTTTTAAACGCACCTATCTACAGCACATTGATCCACCAACTTACCGAAAGCATCGAGTGGACTGCGCCCAAGATCGTCGGGCAAACAACGCCGAATGACGACGGCGAGATCGTCAATTATCGCGGTTACGAACGGGTTGAATAGACCGTTCGTCACATAAGGAGTTACTGTGCCTGCAGAGATTCAAGACTTGGCGCGCCGGCTGGAACAACAACTGACGGCGTACGAACACTTACACACGGACGAACTGAAAAGACTCCAAGACCAGATAGCGGCTTTTCAGCATTTACAGAACGACGAATTCCAGATGCTGCGGAACGAGTTATCGCAGTTGAAGCAAGCCCTCGGTGCAATCGAGGAGAGTGGGAAGCGGCTCTGGCTTGAACGAGAAGACACGCAAGTGATAAGCGGATAATCCTTCATGATCCTACGCCGTCTTTGCGCTTTCATTTTCTTGAGCTGTCTCGCCCTGTCGTTTTGGTACCTGCCCGTGGCTTTCGCGAGCGGTCCTGCGATTCTACAACTGACCGACGATCACGCCGCGGATGTCCGACCGGCGTGGAGTCCCGATAACAAGACGATCGCGTACCAATCGAACCGCGAGGGCGCGTACCACATTTACCTGGTCAACGCCGATGGCAGTAATCCGCGTGCGTTGACCAAAGGTTCTTCCGACGACCGCCATCCCATCTGGATGCCCGACGGCAAAGCCATTCTCTTCGATTCATTCGATGGATCGCGACGCGAAATTTGGATGGTCAATGTACTTGACGGCAACCTCAAGCAATTGACGAATTTTGGCGCGCTCGCCAGTTTTCCCGCGCCCAGTCCCGATGGGCAATGGATTTCTTTTTACGTTTTCAAGGATGAATCACTCGATTTGTGGATCGCGCGGAGGGATGGACGCGATGCCAAGCCGCTCACGCGCGAGCTGGCGAGTGCGCGCAACAATCAATGCACATTCGCGTGTCATTACGCCGCGTGGAATGCGGACAATCGTACCATCGCCTATTCCGCCGGCGAACTCGATACGATCTGGACGGTTGATCGCGAAGCCGGGTCGCCCAAGCGCGTCGTCGCGGACGGCGCGGACAATCACTTTCCCTGGTTTTTGCCGGATGGTCGGTTGGGATACGTTACCGAACACATCGAACCCGCCGCCGCGTGGACCGATGCCTGGGCGCTTGACTTGAAAACCGGTCAACGCACGCTATTGCAAAGTCGCATGTCCATGCAGGGACCGGTAGAATGGAACAACGACAACACCAAAGTGTTATTCCACTCGCCGCGTGGGGGAAACTTTGATATCTATTTGATTGATCTCGGCGTTTCGAACGGCGTCGAAGCGCTGCAGGGCAAACCAATTCCAAGTGATCGCATCCAAAAAGCGGCAACCCCGGCGAGTCCGGTTGCCACGTCGCCAGCGCCCACGCAACAAACCGACCTGGGGTTGTTGACCTGGGTATTCCTGGGAACGATCGGGGTGTTCACTGCGGGTTTGGTCTGGCGGATTCTTCGTCGCCAGTCACGGCGATAAATCGGACAGAGGCAATGATGCAGAAAACCAATCCGAATACGGAAGGCAATCCAAAGAAAGATTATTCGCGTCGCGAATTTATCGCGACGGCGGCAAGTGGCTTTGTCGCGATCAGTATGATCGGGATCAGCGGCGTCAATTTTTTCAAATCGGCAGTGACGCCAATTGAGCGCGAATCATCGGGAGTGATTTTTCCGGATCCCACCTTGTGCATCGGTTGTCTCACATGCGAAGTCGCGTGTAGTGACGCGCATCGCCAGGTTGGAATGTCAACCGTATCGCGCATTCGCATTTTCAACGAACCGAATGTCAAGCTAGACCCTGAGATTACCAAGAACTACCCAGGACGCGGCTCGTTCATTCAACAACCGTGTCTGCAATGCCCGGACTCGCCGTGCTTGCCGGTGTGCCCGGTCAACGCGTTACTGGTCGAGCCGAAAACCGGCGCGCGCGTCATTAACGAAAAAACGTGCATCGCTTGCGGGCGCTGCGCGGAAGCATGTCCCTTTCCAGTCCGCGCCGAAACCATCGCGACGAACGAACTGACGGTCGGGCAAAAGACGCGCATCACCTACGACCCCCAAAAGAACGTGTTCACCAAATGCGACCTGTGCTATTTCCGCGAGGAAGGACCGGCGTGCGTGCAAAAATGCCCGATCAACGTTCGCATCAAGCAAGGCATCGTCAAAAGCGATCATCTCTGCCTGAATCTGCCCAAGTCGGACAAGGCGCAGTTTTCCAAAATGAAAGAGCAGCAAACGGTAAACAAATCGTAGGGCAATTTTCCAAATTGCCAAATCGTATCCGCACTTGGCGAAGATATTGGAACCAGAGTGAGGAGAAATTGTCGTGAAACGGATTTTATCGGTGGGGGTTGCCGTAACGTTTGGCATTTTCGCGATGACATATGGAACTAGCTTCGCGCAGGGGAACGCGTCGAACGGTTTCCCGCCACAAACCGATTTGTACAACGATGCGGTATTACTCGCGCGGGTCTTGCCACTCATCGCCGCGTTAGGAATCGGGTTTGGCATTTGGCAAGCCAAAGCCAGTCTGCGCGAACCCAAATCCACACCGGGTTCTGCGACCGTGATTCGTCACGATCTCGGCGCGGTGATCGCGCATTGGACGAACGGAGTCGGTTTTATCATCGGCATGATTACCGGCTTGATCGTCTTGCGGTGGTTACCGCGCCCTGACGAAATGCGAATCATCTTTGCGATTCATTACATCGGGTCAGGTTTAGCCCTGTTTGGCGTCGCCGGTCACCTGACCCAAAATGCGATCACCGGCGGGATGGGCTTGTTGCCGCGTTCGTTCAAAGATTTTACTGACGGCATTACTGATTTGATGGAACAAGCCGGCATCTTTGGACCGAGCGGTGCGGTGTTCAGAATCAACCTGCCGCGTGTCATTCGCGATACGCTCAAGGAAACGGTGAATTCGTTTGGTTTCAAACAATCCAAACGCTTGGGCAAATATCTTCCCGCCGAAAAAGTTTTCTCGTACACGCCCTGGGCGATTATCATCGTCGCGATTGTCGTGACCGGCATCATCAAGTCGTTTCGCTACCTCTACCCGATTCCACCGGATTTTATCGCGCAGGTATCCGTCGTTCACGATTTCTTCGCCTACTGCGCGGTAGGAATGCTGGGCATTCACTTGATCGCCGTCCTACTCGTACCACATCACTGGCGCCTGCTCCTTTCGATGTTCACCACGCGCATCAGTCGCAAGTACGTGCAACAATTTCTTCCCTTGTGGGAAAAAGAATTGATCGCGCGCGAGCAAGCCAGTGCGACGACGACGCCAGAAACAAAGCATGTCGCCGAGCAACAACCGCAAAGCGCGGAGTGAGACAAGCAATCCGCCCCCGCCCTAACCCTCCCCTGTTCGGCGCAGTTTGCCGAACGGGGAGGGTCAGCGCGGGGGTTGCATCGCCGTTGACACGAATTCCATTTTGGTTTAAGGTACGCGCATGAACAACGTCTGGGATGCAGTGATTCACGCATTGGAGCGCGGCGAACGCGTCGCGCTGATTACCGCCGTGCGCTCCGTCGGCTCGACGCCGCGACACAGCGCCGCGCGGCTTGCCGTGTTCGCCGAACGCGAACCCGTCGGCTCGATTGGCGGCGGGACGATGGAACTGCAAGCGATTGCAGATTCTCACGACGCGCTTGTCGAACGCCGACCGCGTTTGGCGGAGTACAGCTTGACCGGGCGCGGCGAGGGCAACCTGGGAATGTGCGGCGGCACTCAAGAAATTTTCATTGATATTTTGGAACCCTCGCGCGAAACACTTGCTCAATTTCGCGCGACGCAATCCGCGTTGGAACACGGCGAACCCATCGTCTGCGCCACGCTGATCCGCGCTGAAAATGCAAACCTGGGATTAGGCACGCGCCAAGTTGTGCACGCGTCAGGTGAATCGGTTGGCTCGCTCGGCGACCCGCAACTCGATCAAGCCATCGCGCGCGAAGCAACGCGCGTGATCGCAGAACACTATCCCCAGCGACTCGGTTTCGACCCAGCGACCGGGACGGTCGCACGGTTAATGTCCACGCGCCGCGCGGCAATCGAAGTGTTTTTGGATTTGTTCGAGCCAGAAGCGCGTCTCGTCATCATTGGTGCGGGGCACATCGGGCAGGCGCTCGCCCAGGTTGGTAAATTCCTGCGTTGGCGCGTCGAGGTCGTGGACGACCGCGCCGATTTTCTCGCGCCCGAGCGTTTGCCCGGCGTGGATGCGACACACCTGGTCGCGTATGATCCTGCCACCGAAAACCTAGCGCCATTGAATTTGGAAATCACGCCGAACACCGCGGTCGTCGTCGCGACCTGGGGCTGGGACGAACCAGCGTTACGCCGGTTGGCGCATACGCCGATGCTGTACATCGGACTCGTCGCGAGTTTGCGTAAGGCGGCAATCATTTTCGAGGCATTGCGAAACGAGGGGATTGATTCCGCTTGGTTGAACACCGTGCGCGTGCCGGTCGGATTAGACCTGGGTGCGGAAAGCCCGGAAGAAATCGCACTCGCGATCATGGCAGAGATTCTCGCCGCCGCGCGCGGCAAAAGCGGACGACCACTGCGCGATGTTCAGCAAGAGCGGCTCGCGCTCTTGAGCGCACACCGACCAACGCGCGTGCCGGCAGAACTTGCGCGATGAAAAAACAATCGCGCGTCGCGGCAATCGTGCTCGCGGCGGGACTGGGCACACGCATGGGCGGACAGCCCAAACCCTTGTTGCCGTTTGGCGACCGCACGATCATCGAACACATCTTGAGCATTCTCGACGATTGCGACTTGGCGGAAAGCGTGATCGTAACCGGACATTATCACCAAGCCATCGAAGAATGTTTGTCTGGGATGCCGATCACGCTCGCGTTCAATCCTGATTATGCCAATGGCGAAATGCTCAACTCGTTGCAAGTTGGATTGCAAGCCGTGTCCGAGATGCCGGACGCCGCGCTGATTCTGCTCGGCGATCAACCCGCCCTCGAACCGGCGGTCGTACAAGCGGTCGTCGCCGCGTACGAGGATGGACTGGGAAGCATCGTGATGCCCAGTTTCCAAATGCGGCGCGGTCATCCCTTGCTGATCGAGCGAAAACACTGGGATGCCATCCTGGGATTGCGCGCGGGGCAAACGCTGCGCGATTTCATGCGCGCGGTGAATGCGGAGATTTACCACGTCGAGGTGAATACATCGTCCATCCTGCGCGATATGGATACGCCGGACGAGTATCAACGCGAATTAGCGGAGTACATCAACCGAATTAAAACGGGTCACGCGATAATCGCGTGACCCGTTCGTTTTACGCAGGATAATTGTTCACATGTCATTGCAAGCCCCGAAGGGGCGAAGCAATCTCCGGTTCGCGTGTTGGGGATTGCTTCGTCGCTGCGCTCCTCGCAATGACAGACAGAACCGAACAGTTTCTACCCAGGATTCGCAAGCAAGCCCGCTTTGAGCGCGCCCTCGCGATACGCCATCCCAAATAGATACGACCACATCAGCGTCATGTAAAAACTAATCGGCGCGGATACGAATGGGATGAGGCAACACAGGATGATCGTAAAGTAAAGAATCTGAAGCACCATCCCCAATCCAACCGCGATGGCAAGACCGATGAAAAACGCGATGATAAATCCACCCAGGTTCGCGCGCAGGATTTTCCAAACTTCACTGATCCGATAACCTGCACCAATCTCGCCTGTTCGCGCGTATTGTCCAACCGCAATGACCATCGGAAACATCAACAACAACATCAGCACCATCGCGATAGCAAAGAAGCCGAAAAACCCAGCATAGCCGGCCAAAATTCCCCACGGAAATCTCTGTGCCGCGTCGCGAGTCGCCGAAACGCGCGTGACAGCATCAGCAAAAATCATCACGAACATCGAGGAGTACGCACAGATCATCGCCAACATGCCGGGTAGCCAGTACCCAATCGCCGCGAGACCCGACTTGAATCCATCCACGAACAAGTCGCCGAAATTTTCCCACTTGGGCAACATTGGCGCTGCGCCACGCAACACCGCGCGCAGCATAATCAAACAGTAACCGTAAATCGCGAAATAAGCCAAGATACCAACCAGCGGCACAAACCTCGCCGCCAACGCGATCGCACTACCGATCAAGAACTTGGATTTCCAATCCGGATCTTTGAACGCCCATACTAGAGTTTCTTGCGTAATCGGCGGCACCGTGTCCTCCCCGTTTAGATTTATTTATGGTTGTTCTCTTTTTGCGATTCCAATCCGCGTTCGCGCAAACGTTCGACGAGCGTCCGATAAAAATAGGTGCGCGGTTGAAAACGCGCGAACCGGGCGACGTTCGCGCTTGCCTGCACGCGCACCTCATCTGCATCTAGCAACTCGACATCGGTTTGTCCATCCACTGTCAGAATCGCGTGATGATCGGTTTGCAAACGAAACACGACGTGCGACCCGACCGGCAATACGAGCGAACGCACCTGGCTCAGGTACGGCGCAATCGGGACGAGCACGAGCGTTTTAACTTCGGGCGCGAGAATGGGACCGCCTGCCGCGAACACGTACGCAGTCGAGCCGGTCGCAGTCGCGACAATCGCGCCGTCGGCGACAAAGGTCGTCAGGTAATCCCCGTCAATGAACGTCGCGAGCCGCACCACGCGCGCGAGGTTGCCGCGTCCGACGACGACATCGTTCAGCGCCTCGAACGCGCCGAGCGATTTCTCGCCGCGCCGCAATTCGGCGTGTAGCATCATGCGTTCTTCGATCCAGTATGCGCCACCCACGACCGCGCGCGCGTCGAACTCGGCTGGCATCCACTCGGAGAGAAAACCGACGCGCCCCATGTTGATTCCCAGGATCGGCACGCGCACCGGCGCGCACATGCGCGCGGCGCGCAAGATCGTGCCATCGCCGCCCAGCGTAATCGTGAGATCGCACGCTCCAACCTGTTGTCGGACCGCCGCTTCGTCCCATGCTGACACCAGGGTTGTGTGCGCGCCGAGTTGGTCGAGTGCCGTTGCCCAGTCCTGGGCGAGAATCAACGAACGGGGAATTTTAGGATGATGGAGGAGGAGAATTCGATTCATCGGCTTGGATTATACCACAAAACGATTTTTCGCTGCATTCCAATTTGTGTTATAATCGCGTCAACGGATTCACACGAGGAGGCGCAATGCAATACCAATTGACTGCACCACCGACGACCGAAGTTCACAGCGAGAACATTATTTATTTGTTCGTGCGCGACGCGAACGGCGCGGGTGTGTCAGGCGCGCGCATCAAGGTGTGGGGCGGACCGCCGCCGAACGGACAGCCGCCGTATTTTATGGACGATGTGCCCTTCCGCGCCACGTCCGCGTCCGGCAGACTGGAGTACGCGACGTTCAACGGCGCGATGCCGGACTCGCGCGATTACTGGATGCAAGTGATTGACGCGAGCGGCGCGCCGCTGAGCGACCCCGTGCAATTTCATTTTTTCAAAGGGGGCGCGATTTGGATCACCGCCGTGTTGCAATCCACCACGGGCGGTGGATCGTCAGGGGGAAACATGCCACCAATCAATTTGGAATGGGATCCGCGTCTCGGCAAATTGAATATCACATTCCAGGAAGCCACTGTTGCGGACGGACAGCCGTACTGGAAATTAATTCGCGCGTGGTATTTGCCGGAAGGCAACGGACCGGGCGAAGCCCAGGGTCGCGTGAACATGTACTACACCGTGCTCAACGAGACCGGTCAGCCGGTCGTCGGACAACGCGTGTGGCAAGAGTGGCCCGGCGATCACGCGGTGAAACTCACCGGCGACGGCGGCATCACCGATTTCAATATGAGCGGCGATTCGAGTTTTGCGCCGGATCGCGGCGAGCATGGACCGTACACCGGCTTGGTGGACGGCTTGCCAAGTGATCGCGTGAACGGGATGGGCTTGCCGTTGCGACGGCATGTGTGCTTTGAGCTGACGTGGCGCAAAGCGATCAAGGGCAACAATCCGGCGGCGAACAGTTCGATCACCGGCAAAATCACGAACGCGCCGGCAAGTACGCAGATCACCTTGAGTTCGAGCACGCTGACCAAAACAGTTTTGCCCGACCACACCGGGGCGTACGGATTCACGCAGTTGCCGGCGGGAACGTACAGCATCGCGCTCACCGGCGCGGGCGTCATCAAATCCGATATTGCACTCGACGGCACGAACAGCGCACAGGTGGATTACGCATTCCCAGTTCAAACACTCGACAAGGCGATCATCGCGCGCGCGCAACAATTCACTTGGATGCCGATCAACGATCAAGCCGCGCTCTACAAATTTGCGCAAGACAACAAACTCGGCTATCCGCAGACCGATGAATTCGATCTCACGTTCAACGGCGAAGCGTACATCATCCAGGTGTACAATCTTGGGATCGTCTATGTGAAAAAAGGGGACTGGGGCAACCTCAAGTGGCTCAAAAAACCGTAGAGCAAATTTCTAAATTTGCTCTACTCGCGTTGATTCTTATCGCGACCACGTTGCGATTCTACCGCCTCGCCGCTCTAGATATTTGGGGCGACGAGGCGTTTAGTATTTTTCTCAGCCAACAGCCATTGCCCTTCGTCGTTGCCGGGGGCGCGGACACGCATCCACCGCTGTATCCATTATTGTTGTGGACCTGGCTTCCACTTGTTGGCTCGCACGCGTTTGCAACGCGCGCGCTCGCCGCGCTCGTCGGCATACTCGCGGTGCCGCTGATCTTTGTGCTCGGCAAACGCGTTGCCGATACGCGCGTCGCCTTCATCGCCGCGATCCTCACGACTGCCTCACCCTTGCTGATCTATTACAGCCAAGAGACGCGAATGTACGAACAGGTCGCGGTGCTCTCGCTCGCGTCCGCGTATTTCTGCCTCACCCTTTTTAGCCACGCCCTTAAGGGCGTGGCTAAAAAGGGTGAGGCGGGCTTCCTCCTCTCCACCCTCCTCGCCATGTACACGCACTATTCCGCGTTCTTCGTCTGGGTCGCGGAAAATATTTTTGTCGCCTTGCTCGCGTTCCGCCAGTGGTTGTCATTTCGAGCGAACGCGAGAAATCTCGACGTGGGC
This region includes:
- a CDS encoding NAD(+)/NADH kinase — translated: MNRILLLHHPKIPRSLILAQDWATALDQLGAHTTLVSAWDEAAVRQQVGACDLTITLGGDGTILRAARMCAPVRVPILGINMGRVGFLSEWMPAEFDARAVVGGAYWIEERMMLHAELRRGEKSLGAFEALNDVVVGRGNLARVVRLATFIDGDYLTTFVADGAIVATATGSTAYVFAAGGPILAPEVKTLVLVPIAPYLSQVRSLVLPVGSHVVFRLQTDHHAILTVDGQTDVELLDADEVRVQASANVARFARFQPRTYFYRTLVERLRERGLESQKENNHK
- a CDS encoding cytochrome b/b6 domain-containing protein — protein: MKRILSVGVAVTFGIFAMTYGTSFAQGNASNGFPPQTDLYNDAVLLARVLPLIAALGIGFGIWQAKASLREPKSTPGSATVIRHDLGAVIAHWTNGVGFIIGMITGLIVLRWLPRPDEMRIIFAIHYIGSGLALFGVAGHLTQNAITGGMGLLPRSFKDFTDGITDLMEQAGIFGPSGAVFRINLPRVIRDTLKETVNSFGFKQSKRLGKYLPAEKVFSYTPWAIIIVAIVVTGIIKSFRYLYPIPPDFIAQVSVVHDFFAYCAVGMLGIHLIAVLLVPHHWRLLLSMFTTRISRKYVQQFLPLWEKELIAREQASATTTPETKHVAEQQPQSAE
- a CDS encoding 4Fe-4S dicluster domain-containing protein is translated as MQKTNPNTEGNPKKDYSRREFIATAASGFVAISMIGISGVNFFKSAVTPIERESSGVIFPDPTLCIGCLTCEVACSDAHRQVGMSTVSRIRIFNEPNVKLDPEITKNYPGRGSFIQQPCLQCPDSPCLPVCPVNALLVEPKTGARVINEKTCIACGRCAEACPFPVRAETIATNELTVGQKTRITYDPQKNVFTKCDLCYFREEGPACVQKCPINVRIKQGIVKSDHLCLNLPKSDKAQFSKMKEQQTVNKS
- a CDS encoding carboxypeptidase regulatory-like domain-containing protein, with amino-acid sequence MQYQLTAPPTTEVHSENIIYLFVRDANGAGVSGARIKVWGGPPPNGQPPYFMDDVPFRATSASGRLEYATFNGAMPDSRDYWMQVIDASGAPLSDPVQFHFFKGGAIWITAVLQSTTGGGSSGGNMPPINLEWDPRLGKLNITFQEATVADGQPYWKLIRAWYLPEGNGPGEAQGRVNMYYTVLNETGQPVVGQRVWQEWPGDHAVKLTGDGGITDFNMSGDSSFAPDRGEHGPYTGLVDGLPSDRVNGMGLPLRRHVCFELTWRKAIKGNNPAANSSITGKITNAPASTQITLSSSTLTKTVLPDHTGAYGFTQLPAGTYSIALTGAGVIKSDIALDGTNSAQVDYAFPVQTLDKAIIARAQQFTWMPINDQAALYKFAQDNKLGYPQTDEFDLTFNGEAYIIQVYNLGIVYVKKGDWGNLKWLKKP
- a CDS encoding nucleotidyltransferase family protein, which produces MKKQSRVAAIVLAAGLGTRMGGQPKPLLPFGDRTIIEHILSILDDCDLAESVIVTGHYHQAIEECLSGMPITLAFNPDYANGEMLNSLQVGLQAVSEMPDAALILLGDQPALEPAVVQAVVAAYEDGLGSIVMPSFQMRRGHPLLIERKHWDAILGLRAGQTLRDFMRAVNAEIYHVEVNTSSILRDMDTPDEYQRELAEYINRIKTGHAIIA
- a CDS encoding XdhC family protein gives rise to the protein MNNVWDAVIHALERGERVALITAVRSVGSTPRHSAARLAVFAEREPVGSIGGGTMELQAIADSHDALVERRPRLAEYSLTGRGEGNLGMCGGTQEIFIDILEPSRETLAQFRATQSALEHGEPIVCATLIRAENANLGLGTRQVVHASGESVGSLGDPQLDQAIAREATRVIAEHYPQRLGFDPATGTVARLMSTRRAAIEVFLDLFEPEARLVIIGAGHIGQALAQVGKFLRWRVEVVDDRADFLAPERLPGVDATHLVAYDPATENLAPLNLEITPNTAVVVATWGWDEPALRRLAHTPMLYIGLVASLRKAAIIFEALRNEGIDSAWLNTVRVPVGLDLGAESPEEIALAIMAEILAAARGKSGRPLRDVQQERLALLSAHRPTRVPAELAR
- a CDS encoding PD40 domain-containing protein; the protein is MAFASGPAILQLTDDHAADVRPAWSPDNKTIAYQSNREGAYHIYLVNADGSNPRALTKGSSDDRHPIWMPDGKAILFDSFDGSRREIWMVNVLDGNLKQLTNFGALASFPAPSPDGQWISFYVFKDESLDLWIARRDGRDAKPLTRELASARNNQCTFACHYAAWNADNRTIAYSAGELDTIWTVDREAGSPKRVVADGADNHFPWFLPDGRLGYVTEHIEPAAAWTDAWALDLKTGQRTLLQSRMSMQGPVEWNNDNTKVLFHSPRGGNFDIYLIDLGVSNGVEALQGKPIPSDRIQKAATPASPVATSPAPTQQTDLGLLTWVFLGTIGVFTAGLVWRILRRQSRR
- a CDS encoding DUF4013 domain-containing protein, with translation MPPITQETLVWAFKDPDWKSKFLIGSAIALAARFVPLVGILAYFAIYGYCLIMLRAVLRGAAPMLPKWENFGDLFVDGFKSGLAAIGYWLPGMLAMICAYSSMFVMIFADAVTRVSATRDAAQRFPWGILAGYAGFFGFFAIAMVLMLLLMFPMVIAVGQYARTGEIGAGYRISEVWKILRANLGGFIIAFFIGLAIAVGLGMVLQILYFTIILCCLIPFVSAPISFYMTLMWSYLFGMAYREGALKAGLLANPG